One Microlunatus soli genomic window carries:
- a CDS encoding ROK family protein, which produces MAGLAIDFGGSAVKLGILDAGTIVETAQLTVTGDASDLDRAARTATDLIRRSSGTAVTGAGLALPGVVDRDAGRLVRAHGKYGYLGDRDLRVWARQTIGLPAVIENDGRAALLGELSYGCAVGARDAVIVTLGTGIGSAAIIDGVLLRGRHDHAGILGGHSTVELDGPICNCGNRGCAEAVASTWALRDRYPGGLRDLFDTAPEQIDEPTRSDRDRVLQVWGAAIVNLCHAYDPEVVIVTGAVLRSVDRVLPALTHYVHQRLWSSSHRPPLISPERPEWSVLRGLGALADRIEQADHLQQPDQTRTVRA; this is translated from the coding sequence ATGGCCGGCCTGGCAATCGACTTCGGCGGTAGCGCCGTCAAGCTCGGCATTCTCGACGCAGGCACCATCGTCGAGACCGCACAGCTGACCGTCACCGGTGATGCGAGCGACCTGGACCGAGCCGCTCGCACCGCGACCGACCTGATCCGGCGTTCCTCCGGCACCGCCGTCACCGGCGCCGGTCTCGCGCTGCCCGGAGTCGTCGACCGGGACGCCGGCCGCCTGGTCCGCGCGCACGGCAAGTACGGCTATCTCGGCGACCGCGATCTGCGGGTCTGGGCGCGACAGACCATCGGACTCCCTGCGGTGATCGAGAACGACGGTCGCGCAGCGTTGCTCGGCGAGCTCAGCTACGGCTGCGCCGTCGGCGCCCGGGATGCGGTGATCGTCACCCTCGGCACCGGGATCGGCAGCGCGGCCATCATCGACGGCGTGCTGCTCCGCGGTCGCCATGATCACGCCGGCATCCTCGGCGGGCATTCCACCGTCGAGCTGGACGGCCCGATCTGCAACTGCGGCAATCGCGGCTGCGCCGAAGCCGTCGCCAGCACCTGGGCACTGCGTGACCGCTACCCCGGCGGTCTCCGAGATCTCTTCGACACTGCACCCGAGCAGATCGATGAGCCCACCCGCAGCGACCGCGACCGGGTGTTGCAGGTCTGGGGCGCTGCGATCGTCAACCTCTGTCACGCCTACGACCCGGAGGTGGTGATCGTCACCGGTGCCGTGCTGCGGTCGGTCGACCGGGTGCTGCCCGCCCTGACCCACTACGTCCACCAGCGGCTGTGGTCCTCCAGCCACCGACCGCCGCTGATCTCCCCCGAACGCCCCGAATGGTCGGTGCTGCGCGGCCTCGGAGCACTTGCCGACCGGATCGAACAAGCCGACCATCTCCAGCAGCCCGACCAGACGAGGACCGTACGTGCCTGA
- a CDS encoding DUF4185 domain-containing protein, whose product MTDHRSPRPAAAGLSRRGVLTATAIGFAGLAVGTRATPAAAGPDRAVIDAELTRLFGDYGDTAGRWTGADSAYSVPLPDGRIAWLYSDTFLGTVNADHSRPTDSPFIHNSIIIDDHGELTTYTGGTPDAPRSLVAPEGSGDETGSWYWFGDGTVEGDQLRVLVLEFEKTGDGVFDFAFVATAVASFRLPDLAVTVRSLPDSPISWASAVLECGRYSYVYGVEDLQSTKYAHLARVPRGRLTESPWQYYDGAGWSADPTASARILTGVSNEFSVQRLGGVDGGGFGLVTGDARESLSPDILLYRSSTPTGPFTDPVRLYSTPETSGNIFTYNAKSHPELAGDGELLVTYNVNSFDTADVYAEVDNYRPRYLRVLR is encoded by the coding sequence ATGACCGACCATCGAAGCCCGCGGCCCGCAGCGGCTGGACTGTCCCGCCGTGGCGTACTGACCGCGACGGCGATCGGGTTCGCCGGACTCGCCGTCGGTACCCGCGCGACGCCGGCAGCGGCCGGTCCGGATCGGGCGGTGATCGACGCCGAGCTGACCCGACTGTTCGGCGATTACGGTGACACCGCCGGGCGATGGACCGGTGCCGACTCCGCCTACAGCGTGCCGTTGCCCGACGGCCGCATCGCCTGGCTCTACTCCGACACGTTCCTCGGCACCGTCAACGCCGACCACTCCCGGCCCACGGACTCTCCGTTCATCCACAACTCGATCATCATCGATGATCATGGTGAGCTGACCACCTACACCGGCGGCACCCCGGACGCGCCACGTTCGCTGGTCGCACCGGAGGGGTCGGGGGACGAGACCGGCAGTTGGTACTGGTTCGGTGACGGCACCGTCGAGGGTGATCAGCTGCGGGTGTTGGTGCTCGAGTTCGAGAAGACCGGTGACGGCGTCTTCGATTTCGCGTTCGTCGCGACCGCGGTCGCGTCGTTCCGGCTGCCGGATCTCGCCGTCACCGTGCGGTCATTGCCGGACAGCCCGATCAGCTGGGCCTCGGCCGTCCTGGAGTGCGGCCGCTACAGCTACGTGTACGGCGTGGAGGATCTCCAGTCGACCAAGTACGCGCACCTGGCCCGGGTGCCCCGGGGCCGGTTGACCGAGTCGCCGTGGCAGTACTACGACGGCGCCGGCTGGTCCGCGGACCCGACAGCATCGGCCCGGATCCTGACCGGTGTCTCCAACGAGTTCAGCGTGCAGCGCCTCGGCGGGGTCGACGGCGGCGGATTCGGGCTGGTCACCGGTGACGCCCGGGAGTCGTTGAGCCCGGACATCCTGCTCTATCGCAGCAGCACCCCGACCGGACCGTTCACCGATCCGGTCCGGCTCTACAGCACGCCGGAAACCTCCGGAAACATCTTCACCTACAACGCGAAGTCCCATCCCGAACTCGCCGGTGACGGCGAGCTCCTGGTCACCTACAACGTCAACAGCTTCGACACCGCGGATGTCTACGCCGAGGTCGACAACTACCGGCCGCGCTACCTGCGCGTCCTCCGGTAG
- a CDS encoding ATP-binding protein, with protein MSSRVGQVRGHDVSVDQPAGRVTRRRSQLTGPVLAAAVVFAVLLAIGILEATGAFSDRTMLWINGIGLLAGGIAFIVSAAVTAFRGPRRVRKAWALLCGAGIAAALTNAWHTVTSSLGRDDLGRFGDIGFVIGGVLSVAGMSSIPAVRQRGLELLRIIMDGVVVAGSVLLTVAVLALPSVIASGENPFARVDAIVLVTNDTILAVVAGFLLIRGDRSDRPMLSMLALGFLSWACTDLARWVLAMHDIAVFTSPVPLGWVGGYAAIAIAGRMPGRTRRPTHPTPENQASPVADTVITFGLLLVAAGANAPSPPAVLSPWIGALWLLLIAAVVIRQVILIADNEMLRRTLERRVHTRTRELVSMTRQSELLLNSVGDGIYGVDARGVVTFANPSAAKILGYSAEELIGRHAHDHFHAAQADNTPYDYRDCYIAESIVSGYTTRGEEDSYLAADGRVIPVEVTSSPLHSGTDSPGAVIVFRDITQRREVDRMKREFVSVVSHELRTPLTAIRGSLGLLADPRLGEIPPQARRMINIALNSSERLGRLVNDILDIDRMESDSMPMDFHDQRAAELVETAVTQLRPIAAEAGVRVSIEPSVGMVYADADRIVQTLVNLVGNAIKFSPEGSVVRVGATRAAAPAEHDPRAAADDRPGPPDSRRHETTGMIIFRVADRGRGIPEDKLEQVFERFEQVDSSDGREMGGSGLGLAICRSIVERHGGSIWADSPAEGGAVFRFTLPEVRGDHDDPDPDESGVDEPGTTTEPVG; from the coding sequence AGCGACCGGACGATGCTGTGGATCAACGGGATCGGGCTACTGGCCGGCGGGATCGCGTTCATCGTCAGCGCCGCGGTCACCGCCTTCCGCGGGCCGCGACGGGTGCGGAAGGCCTGGGCGCTGCTCTGCGGCGCCGGCATCGCGGCCGCCCTGACCAACGCCTGGCACACGGTGACGAGTTCGCTGGGCCGTGATGACCTGGGCCGCTTCGGCGATATCGGCTTCGTGATCGGTGGTGTGCTGTCCGTCGCCGGCATGAGCAGCATCCCGGCAGTCCGACAGCGGGGCCTGGAGCTGCTGCGGATCATCATGGACGGGGTGGTGGTCGCCGGTTCGGTGTTGTTGACCGTCGCCGTACTGGCGCTGCCGTCGGTGATCGCCTCGGGTGAGAACCCGTTCGCCCGGGTGGACGCGATCGTCCTGGTCACCAACGACACCATCCTGGCCGTTGTCGCCGGCTTCCTGCTGATCCGGGGCGATCGCTCGGATCGGCCGATGCTGTCGATGCTGGCACTGGGATTCCTCAGCTGGGCGTGCACCGATCTGGCCCGCTGGGTGCTGGCGATGCACGACATCGCGGTCTTCACCTCACCGGTGCCATTGGGCTGGGTCGGCGGCTACGCAGCGATCGCGATCGCCGGCCGGATGCCCGGCCGGACCCGCCGTCCGACCCACCCGACGCCGGAGAACCAGGCCTCTCCGGTCGCCGACACGGTGATCACCTTCGGCCTGTTGCTGGTTGCCGCCGGGGCCAATGCGCCGAGTCCGCCGGCGGTGCTCAGCCCATGGATCGGCGCGCTGTGGCTGCTGCTGATCGCCGCAGTGGTGATCCGGCAGGTGATCCTGATCGCCGACAACGAGATGCTCCGCCGGACGTTGGAACGCCGGGTCCACACCAGGACCCGGGAGCTGGTGTCGATGACCCGGCAGAGCGAGTTGCTGCTGAACTCGGTCGGCGACGGCATCTACGGCGTCGACGCCCGCGGCGTCGTCACCTTCGCCAATCCGTCGGCAGCCAAGATCCTCGGCTATTCCGCCGAAGAGTTGATCGGGCGGCACGCCCATGATCATTTCCATGCTGCCCAGGCCGACAACACACCGTACGACTATCGCGACTGCTACATCGCCGAGTCCATCGTCAGCGGATACACCACCAGGGGCGAGGAGGACAGTTATCTGGCCGCGGACGGACGAGTGATCCCGGTCGAGGTGACTTCCAGTCCGTTGCACAGCGGCACCGACTCCCCCGGTGCGGTGATCGTCTTCCGCGACATCACCCAGCGCCGGGAGGTCGATCGGATGAAGCGGGAGTTCGTCTCGGTGGTCAGCCACGAACTCCGGACACCGCTGACCGCGATCCGCGGATCTCTTGGCCTGTTGGCCGATCCGCGGCTCGGCGAGATCCCGCCGCAGGCCCGCCGCATGATCAACATCGCCCTGAACAGCAGCGAACGACTCGGCCGGCTGGTCAACGACATCCTCGACATCGACCGGATGGAGTCCGACTCGATGCCGATGGATTTCCATGATCAACGAGCGGCCGAGCTGGTCGAGACCGCCGTCACCCAACTCCGTCCGATCGCCGCCGAGGCCGGCGTCCGGGTGAGCATCGAGCCCAGCGTCGGGATGGTGTACGCCGACGCCGACCGGATCGTGCAGACACTGGTCAATCTGGTCGGTAATGCGATCAAGTTCTCCCCCGAGGGAAGCGTCGTCCGGGTCGGCGCAACACGCGCCGCCGCTCCGGCCGAGCACGATCCCCGGGCAGCCGCCGACGACCGGCCGGGTCCGCCGGACAGCCGCCGGCACGAGACCACCGGCATGATCATCTTCCGGGTGGCCGACCGGGGCCGCGGCATCCCGGAGGACAAGCTGGAGCAGGTGTTCGAGCGCTTCGAACAGGTCGACAGCTCCGACGGCCGGGAGATGGGCGGCAGTGGTCTGGGGCTGGCGATCTGCCGGAGCATCGTCGAACGTCACGGCGGCAGCATCTGGGCCGACAGCCCGGCCGAGGGCGGCGCCGTCTTCCGTTTCACGCTGCCCGAGGTCCGCGGCGATCACGACGACCCCGACCCGGACGAGAGTGGCGTCGATGAGCCGGGAACGACGACCGAACCGGTAGGTTGA
- a CDS encoding LacI family DNA-binding transcriptional regulator: MSLPPPAGRQPTIKEVARRAEVSPMTVSRTLAGGSGVRPDLQERVLAAVRELGYHRNENARSLRPGQASGLIGVAITNLANPYYGTFCLGVEEVATQHGRRIILGNTGEDQARERQLVADFIGRQVEGLVVVPSGRDTEESDDDSPKGDQLSGEHLGRVPLVLASRQVPGIGADTVVLDDIGGARQGTERLLTAGHRRIGYLGNAVSVFTGQRRYRGFEQALAEHGLAADPALVQRDQQDVESARAATADLLDQPDSPTAIFSANNRNTIGALQEISRRLRTGTGPGDFPALVGFDSFELADLTPVPLTVIDHDARQLGAEAARLLFDRLPGGVQPEAPRTVELPVTLRVIRQ, encoded by the coding sequence GTGTCATTGCCGCCGCCCGCCGGTCGTCAACCGACGATCAAGGAGGTTGCGCGGCGTGCGGAGGTCAGCCCGATGACGGTGTCGAGGACGCTGGCCGGCGGCTCCGGCGTCCGGCCCGACCTGCAGGAACGGGTGCTGGCGGCGGTTCGCGAGCTGGGTTATCACCGCAACGAGAACGCCCGCAGCCTGCGCCCGGGGCAGGCCAGCGGTCTGATCGGCGTCGCGATCACCAACCTGGCCAACCCGTACTACGGCACCTTTTGCCTCGGGGTGGAGGAGGTGGCCACCCAGCACGGTCGGCGGATCATCCTGGGCAACACCGGCGAGGATCAGGCTCGCGAGCGACAACTGGTCGCCGACTTCATCGGACGCCAGGTCGAGGGGCTCGTGGTGGTGCCGTCCGGACGCGACACCGAGGAATCCGATGATGATTCTCCGAAGGGGGATCAGCTGAGCGGGGAGCACCTCGGTCGGGTGCCGCTGGTGCTGGCCTCCCGGCAGGTTCCCGGGATCGGTGCCGACACCGTCGTCCTGGACGACATCGGTGGCGCCCGACAGGGCACCGAGCGACTGCTGACCGCCGGCCATCGGCGGATCGGGTATCTGGGCAATGCCGTGTCGGTGTTCACCGGGCAGCGTCGCTATCGCGGCTTCGAACAGGCACTGGCCGAGCACGGCCTGGCCGCCGATCCCGCGCTGGTGCAACGCGACCAGCAGGACGTCGAGTCGGCCCGGGCTGCGACGGCCGACCTGCTCGACCAGCCCGATTCCCCGACGGCGATCTTCAGCGCCAACAACCGCAACACCATCGGCGCCCTGCAGGAGATCAGCAGGCGACTGCGTACGGGCACCGGTCCGGGTGACTTTCCCGCTCTGGTGGGATTCGACAGCTTCGAGCTCGCCGACCTGACCCCGGTCCCGCTGACCGTGATCGATCATGACGCCCGCCAACTCGGCGCGGAGGCTGCGCGACTGCTGTTCGATCGGCTGCCCGGCGGGGTACAACCGGAGGCTCCGCGCACCGTCGAGCTGCCGGTGACGTTGCGAGTCATCCGGCAGTAG